GAAAACACACCACACCCGCGGTGATTGTCTTACCCACCGGCGCTGGAAAAAGCTTAGTGATCGCAGAGCTGGCGAGGCTAGCGCGAGGGCGTGTATTGGTGCTTGCCCACGTAAAAGAGCTCGTCGAGCAGAATCATGCAAAATATGAAGGGTATGGATTAACTGGCGCAATTTTCTCTGCGGGGTTGGGACGTAAAGAGACTGACCAACAAGTCGTCTTTGCTTCCGTACAATCGGTGGTAAGAAATCTCGACGCCTTTAAAGATCAATTTTCACTACTGGTCATTGATGAGTGCCACCGAGTACCAGAAGATGAAAACTCCAGTTATCAGAAGGTCATTTCTCATTTGCGTGAGCTTAATCCAGGGATGAAAGTACTTGGACTCACTGCGACCCCTTATCGATTGGGAATTGGTTGGCTATATCAGTATCACACTCGCGGGCAAGTTCGCAGTGAAGAGGCGCGTTTTTTCCGTGACTGCATCTTTGAGTTACCCATTCGCTACTTGCTTGATGAAGGCTTTTTAACCCCTGCGAAAATGATGGATGCGCCCGTTCTCAGCTATGACTTTTCTCAACTCAAACCCGCCAGTACAGGTCGCTATAAAGAGTCTGAATTGGATATGGTGATTGATCAAGCCAAACGCGCGACACCACAAATTGTTCAGCAGATCATCCAAATGGCAAACAACAAAAAGGGCATTATGGTGTTTGCTGCGACCGTGCGCCACGCTCAAGAGATCTATACCTTGTTGCCCGAAGGACAGGCTGCGATTGTGATCGGTGATACCCCAACACCAGAGCGCGACGCTATTATCCAGCAGTTTAAAGACCAGAAAATTAAATACTTGGTCAATGTCTCTGTATTGACTACCGGCTTTGACGCCCCTCATGTCGATCTCATTGCGATTCTGCGCCCAACAGAGTCTATTAGCCTATATCAGCAAATTGTTGGACGCGGTTTACGCTTATCTCCGGGTAAAGAAGAGTGCTTAGTGCTGGACTATGCTGGCAATAGCTACGATCTTTATCAGCCTGAAGTGGGCAATCCCAAACCTGATTCGGACAGCGAAATCATCACTATCCCCTGCCCCGCTTGCGGTTTTAACAACAATTTTTGGGGAAAGCTCGACAGCAATGGCTTTCTGCTTGAGCATTTTGGTCGCCGCTGTCAGGGCTATTTTGAAGACGATGAAACTGGTGAACGTGAACACTGTGGCTATCGTTTTCGTGCCAAATACTGTGGCGAATGTGGTGCAGACAACGATATTGCCGCGCGAATTTGTCATGAGTGCGATGCGACTCTTGTCGACCCAGACAAGAAGCTTAAAGAGGCATTAAATCTAAAAGATGCATTGGTATTTGAATGCGTAGATATGGTGTTATCGACCTTTAAAGATGAAAAAGGCAAAAACCAGCTCAAAGTGACCTATCACGGTGACAACCAAGCTGCGGTTCATGAGTTTTGGCCGTTAACAACCGCTAAGCAAAAAGAACGTTTTTATGCGCAGTTTGTTCGCCCGCATCTCGCCGATAAACATCGTCCTTTTGCTGAGTCATCACCTTCTAAAGTGGTTGCTCATCAACACCGTTTTCGCCCACCTCAGTTTGTGATTGCACGGAAAGTGGGACGTTTTTGGAAAATGCGCGACAAAATCTTTGACGATGAGTTAAGCCAAATGTAATGAGAGCGGCAAAAAGACAACATCGACATCAAAGTTTAGCGAATTCACTTTGTGTTCATGTTGAACGCTTTATAATTTACCTAAAGCTTCAAGCCAATTTGAGTTTTAATCAATATCAGGTAGCGCAGACGTCAAGTTGTGCGGTACTTAGTAACGAATCAGAAAAATCGAGCGAAGGTAACGCTATGTTTAAAAAGCTGTTTATCAGCCTAGTAGCATTTGTTGGTTGTGGCATACTCGCTTTCCCAAGTTATGCTCACCAACATGATAATGGTCATGAACTTGTTC
This is a stretch of genomic DNA from Vibrio panuliri. It encodes these proteins:
- a CDS encoding DEAD/DEAH box helicase, yielding MYTLRPYQADSVKAVIHYFRKHTTPAVIVLPTGAGKSLVIAELARLARGRVLVLAHVKELVEQNHAKYEGYGLTGAIFSAGLGRKETDQQVVFASVQSVVRNLDAFKDQFSLLVIDECHRVPEDENSSYQKVISHLRELNPGMKVLGLTATPYRLGIGWLYQYHTRGQVRSEEARFFRDCIFELPIRYLLDEGFLTPAKMMDAPVLSYDFSQLKPASTGRYKESELDMVIDQAKRATPQIVQQIIQMANNKKGIMVFAATVRHAQEIYTLLPEGQAAIVIGDTPTPERDAIIQQFKDQKIKYLVNVSVLTTGFDAPHVDLIAILRPTESISLYQQIVGRGLRLSPGKEECLVLDYAGNSYDLYQPEVGNPKPDSDSEIITIPCPACGFNNNFWGKLDSNGFLLEHFGRRCQGYFEDDETGEREHCGYRFRAKYCGECGADNDIAARICHECDATLVDPDKKLKEALNLKDALVFECVDMVLSTFKDEKGKNQLKVTYHGDNQAAVHEFWPLTTAKQKERFYAQFVRPHLADKHRPFAESSPSKVVAHQHRFRPPQFVIARKVGRFWKMRDKIFDDELSQM